Proteins encoded within one genomic window of Hevea brasiliensis isolate MT/VB/25A 57/8 chromosome 8, ASM3005281v1, whole genome shotgun sequence:
- the LOC131182090 gene encoding uncharacterized protein LOC131182090 encodes MHFVSLPSSLAFLSNIHTLCLHRCQLDDIAIIGDLKQLRVLSFANSYIVELPRQIEELTRLKLLDVSDCSKLKMIPASALSKLSLLEALYMSNSFDQWEADGIRNQGNASLAELEYLSHLMTLEIQILDAKILPKRLFSNGLQSYRILIGDGWDWNGNYETSRMLKLKLKTSIHSEYGLRVMEVRFCPNMEAIVVDDEDSNEEVVEFNQLRSLTLDGLPHLRSFRSKMKKAPPGIESRHKQILTADEPAFEEFVSEESSLFNRMVSFPNLEDLQLVSVTCEKIWHDQLSATYSNLKSLTVMRCDNLKYLFTTSIVKSLLQLKTLHIEDCSSLEEIILTEEIIEEEDERVNKIIFPKLDVLWLWGLPNLIRFCSGYQIEFQSLRDLYIVGCGALMCLVPSVPHTDMMAKQVYTETNHNTEIQSLFNEMVAFSNLENLNLREMNDMKSVWHSQFAADSFCKLKSLKISYCSKLMTVFPSNVLERFQRLEELNVRYCNSLQEIYQLEGFNVIEAFELRKLSIDSLPSLKHVWRKDPQGVFTFQNLKSVEVANCDVLKNLFPASVAEGLLQLEKLSIIECGVEEIVAKPEDVEPAPYYCFKTEEFLPRDTDF; translated from the exons ATGCATTTTGTGTCCCTTCCTTCTTCACTTGCTTTCCTATCCAACATTCATACCCTTTGCTTGCATCGATGCCAACTGGATGACATAGCTATCATCGGAGACTTGAAGCAACTACGAGTCCTTAGTTTTGCAAACTCCTACATTGTTGAGTTGCCCAGACAAATAGAGGAACTGACTCGACTAAAATTGTTAGATGTGAGCGATTGTTCCAAACTCAAAATGATTCCTGCAAGTGCCTTATCAAAGCTGTCCCTGCTAGAAGCACTGTATATGAGTAACAGCTTTGATCAGTGGGAGGCCGATGGGATTAGAAATCAAGGCAATGCAAGCCTTGCTGAGTTGGAATACTTGTCTCACTTGATGACTTTGGAAATACAGATACTGGATGCCAAGATATTACCAAAACGCCTATTTTCTAATGGGTTGCAAAGCTATAGAATACTCATAGGGGATGGATGGGACTGGAATGGGAATTATGAAACCTCCAGAATGCTGAAACTTAAGCTCAAGACAAGCATTCATTCAGAGTATGGG CTACGAGTAATGGAAGTGCGCTTTTGTCCCAACATGGAAGCTATTGTTGTAGATGATGAAGACAGCAATGAAGAAGTGGTTGAGTTCAATCAGTTACGCTCCTTGACGCTGGATGGTCTACCACATCTTAGAAGCTTTCGCAGCAAAATGAAGAAGGCGCCTCCAGGAATTGAATCGAGACACAAGCAAATATTGACTGCTGATGAGCCagcatttgaggaatttgtgtcaGAGGAATCATCACTTTTCAACAGAATG GTTTCTTTCCCCAACTTGGAGGATCTTCAACTAGTCTCAGttacttgtgaaaagatatggcacGACCAACTTTCCGCAACTTATTCAAACTTAAAAAGCTTGACTGTGATGAGATGcgacaatttgaagtatttattTACAACTTCAATTGTTAAAAGTCTTTTGCAGCTCAAAACACTTCATATTGAGGATTGTAGTTCCTTGGAAGAGATAATACTGACAGAGGAAAttatagaagaagaagatgagagggTGAATAAGATAATCTTCCCTAAATTGGATGTGCTGTGGCTTTGGGGTCTTCCAAACTTGATTAGATTCTGCAGTGGCTATCAaattgaatttcaatctcttAGAGACTTGTACATAGTGGGATGCGGTGCATTGATGTGTTTGGTCCCCAGTGTTCCACATACAGACATGATGGCAAAACAAGTTTACACAGAGACGAACCACAATACTGAAATTCAATCTCTCTTCAATGAAATG GTTGCTTTCTCTAACTTGGAGAATTTGAATCTCCGGGAAATGAATGACATGAAAAGTGTATGGCACAGCCAATTTGCGGCTGATTCCTTCTGTAAACTAAAATCATTGAAAATTTCTTATTGCTCGAAATTGATGACTGTTTTTCCATCAAATGTCTTAGAAAGATTCCAAAGATTAGAGGAGTTGAATGTACGATATTGTAATTCTTTGCAAGAGATATATCAACTTGAAGGGTTCAATGTTATTGAAGCATTTGAGCTGAGAAAATTATCTATAGACAGTCTGCCATCGTTGAAGCATGTGTGGAGGAAGGATCCACAAGGAGTTTTCacttttcaaaatttgaaatcagTTGAAGTTGCAAATTGTGATGTTCTAAAAAATCTCTTTCCAGCCTCCGTAGCCGAGGGTCTTTTGCAACTTGAAAAGCTTTCAATAATAGAATGTGGGGTTGAGGAGATTGTTGCAAAGCCAGAAGATGTGGAACCAGCCCCTTATTACTGTTTTAA AACTGAGGAGTTTCTACCCAGGGACACAGATTTCTGA
- the LOC131182091 gene encoding disease resistance protein At4g27190-like, whose protein sequence is MSHPFTYKSKFETLHHEAEQLMNKRLKLQQSVDEAKRKGEEIYESVDKWLIEAGKAIEEADEFIQGEEQAKKRCFVGLCPDLKTRYLLSKKAEKKALAIDKLVNEGDHDPISFRPRILQIVASSVYHREALNSRVLFLKQVMDALRDPNLNKIGVHGMGGVGKTTLAKEVHRQAIEEKLFDEVVMVAVNQTPELRRIQSEVADVLGLTFDVEGIPGRANRLYERLKKEKKVLIILDDIWKQLDLKAVGIPIGDDCKGCKILLTSRDKHVLSQMGTQVVFHLDVLQDEEAWSLFEMTLADAKDSELPPIATEVAKKCAGLPLLLLTVATDLRNRESYAWNDKLKQLSVFDNEEIYAKVHSVLESSYNDLPGNEVKSFFLLCGLLGLSNIPIRSLLKYVMGLSLFKHISTVKEARNKVYTLIDTLKAKCLLIDGDKYGFVKIHDVVRDTALLIASREQHAFIGTRSGSELMKWPNKDSARISLPYCDIEDLPEGWECPKAELLLLFTEVLSLGIPDLFSRD, encoded by the coding sequence ATGAGTCATCCTTTCACCTACAAGAGCAAGTTTGAGACACTTCATCATGAGGCTGAGCAGTTGATGAACAAAAGACTCAAGTTGCAGCAATCCGTTGATGAGGCTAAAAGAAAAGGGGAAGAGATATACGAAAGTGTCGACAAGTGGCTGATCGAAGCGGGCAAAGCTATTGAAGAAGCTGATGAATTTATCCAAGGCGAAGAACAAGCGAAAAAGAGGTGTTTCGTTGGATTATGTCCTGATTTGAAGACGCGCTACCTTCTTAGCAAGAAAGCAGAGAAGAAAGCGTTGGCAATTGATAAGCTTGTGAATGAAGGCGACCATGATCCGATTTCCTTTCGTCCCCGTATACTGCAGATAGTTGCCTCATCAGTATATCATCGTGAGGCCTTGAATTCAAGAGTTTTGTTCTTGAAGCAAGTTATGGATGCTCTGAGAGATCCTAATCTTAACAAGATTGGAGTTCATGGAATGGGAGGTGTGGGGAAGACCACCCTAGCAAAAGAGGTCCACAGGCAAGCTATAGAAGAGAAGCTATTCGACGAGGTGGTTATGGTTGCAGTGAATCAAACACCAGAACTCCGAAGAATTCAATCGGAGGTAGCTGATGTCCTGGGCCTGACATTTGATGTGGAGGGAATACCTGGAAGAGCTAATCGACTATATGAGAGGCTGAAGAAAGAGAAGAAGGTACTTATAATTCTAGATGATATTTGGAAACAACTTGATTTAAAAGCAGTAGGAATTCCCATCGGGGATGACTGCAAAGGATGCAAAATACTGCTAACCTCAAGGGACAAACATGTACTGTCTCAGATGGGCACACAAGTTGTTTTCCACCTTGACGTTCTACAGGACGAAGAGGCGTGGAGTCTGTTTGAAATGACTCTGGCAGATGCTAAAGATTCAGAATTGCCTCCCATAGCCACGGAAGTTGCTAAAAAATGTGCAGGATTGCCTCTTCTATTACTCACAGTGGCGACAGACTTGCGAAATAGAGAGTCATACGCATGGAATGATAAGCTGAAGCAGCTATCTGTGTTTGACAATGAAGAAATATATGCAAAAGTACACTCGGTTCTGGAGTCAAGCTACAATGATTTGCCTGGTAATGAAGTCAAGTCGTTTTTCTTACTTTGTGGTCTGTTAGGACTATCTAATATTCCAATCCGGTCCTTGCTGAAATACGTCATGGGTCTAAGTTTATTCAAGCACATTTCTACTGTCAAAGAAGCAAGAAACAAAGTTTATACTTTGATTGATACCCTCAAAGCAAAATGCTTATTGATAGACGGTGATAAGTATGGATTTGTGAAAATACATGATGTTGTTCGAGACACTGCTTTATTGATTGCATCTAGAGAGCAACATGCGTTTATAGGTACAAGAAGCGGCAGTGAGTTGATGAAATGGCCAAACAAGGATTCCGCCAGAATTTCTCTGCCTTATTGTGATATTGAAGATCTCCCTGAAGGGTGGGAGTGCCCAAAAGCAGAGCTACTATTACTTTTCACTGAAGTTCTTTCTTTGGGAATCCCAGACCTATTTTCAAGGGATTAG